In a genomic window of Roseiflexus castenholzii DSM 13941:
- the rplS gene encoding 50S ribosomal protein L19, whose protein sequence is MSQQIIEEIERRYMKQDVPEFRVGDTVRVGVRVVEGNRERVQEFEGVVIRKRGSGLNENFTVRRIASHGIGVERTFLVHAPRVESIQVVRRGKVRRARLFYLRGLTGKAARIKERR, encoded by the coding sequence ATGTCACAGCAGATTATAGAAGAAATCGAGCGTCGCTACATGAAGCAGGATGTCCCCGAGTTCCGCGTTGGCGACACGGTACGCGTCGGTGTGCGCGTTGTCGAGGGGAACCGTGAGCGCGTCCAGGAATTCGAGGGGGTCGTCATCCGCAAGCGGGGCAGCGGTCTCAACGAGAACTTTACCGTGCGGCGCATCGCATCGCACGGGATCGGCGTCGAGCGCACATTTCTTGTCCACGCGCCGCGCGTTGAGAGCATCCAGGTTGTCCGCCGCGGTAAGGTGCGCCGCGCGCGCCTGTTCTACCTGCGCGGTCTCACCGGCAAAGCGGCGCGGATCAAAGAGCGGCGCTGA
- a CDS encoding class I SAM-dependent methyltransferase, producing the protein MAASAPAALYARLIRWAFARFYQEFAWTYDTVAALASAGRWRNWTLTALEFARGATLEVGCGTGHVQLALARRHVGFFAGLDRSPQMLRLTRRRLKQAGFRAPLVRADARALPFVSESFDAIIATFPSDYIAAEATVAEIRRVLRPGGTVAIALWARFADDSPYARLLDVAYRATLQRSPRPVTSVTSAALHRFGERFERAGIDVSFREVATPDGAVQYVLGKRRML; encoded by the coding sequence ATGGCTGCCAGCGCGCCTGCTGCGCTCTATGCGCGCCTGATACGGTGGGCGTTTGCGCGCTTCTACCAGGAGTTTGCCTGGACGTATGACACCGTAGCGGCGCTGGCGTCGGCAGGTCGGTGGCGCAACTGGACGTTGACGGCGCTGGAGTTTGCACGCGGCGCAACGCTGGAGGTTGGCTGTGGCACCGGGCATGTCCAGCTGGCGCTGGCGCGGCGTCACGTCGGGTTCTTCGCCGGGCTGGATCGGTCGCCACAGATGCTTCGGCTGACCCGTCGCCGTCTGAAACAAGCCGGGTTCCGCGCTCCGCTCGTGCGCGCCGATGCACGCGCCCTTCCTTTCGTCTCCGAATCATTTGACGCGATTATTGCGACCTTTCCAAGCGACTATATCGCTGCTGAAGCGACTGTCGCCGAAATCCGGCGCGTGTTGCGCCCTGGAGGAACCGTTGCGATTGCGCTGTGGGCGCGCTTTGCTGATGATTCGCCCTACGCGCGCCTGCTTGATGTCGCGTACCGCGCGACGCTCCAGCGGTCGCCGCGTCCGGTGACGTCTGTAACCTCTGCCGCCCTGCACCGCTTTGGCGAACGGTTCGAGCGCGCCGGCATAGACGTATCGTTCAGAGAAGTCGCAACGCCGGATGGCGCAGTGCAGTATGTTCTGGGAAAGCGCCGGATGTTATGA
- a CDS encoding ribonuclease HII, producing MMKGSPPTVEEERALCAVGYRAIAGIDEAGRGCWAGPVVAAAVILPERVIAKPELLDGVADSKMLTPAQRVALFERITSLAVAWAVGSVPAHVIDSHGILPATRLAMQVALLRLPLPADVLLIDAVRLDGWPLPQRVLVKGDVRCLSIAAASIIAKVMRDRFMEGLGRYWTRYGFAAHKGYGTAAHQEALRRYGPTPHHRLTFRPLCDMAPANIRNAALEGEQP from the coding sequence ATGATGAAAGGATCTCCACCGACTGTTGAAGAAGAGCGGGCACTATGTGCTGTTGGGTATCGCGCTATCGCCGGGATCGACGAAGCCGGACGCGGATGCTGGGCGGGACCGGTGGTCGCTGCGGCGGTGATCCTGCCGGAGCGGGTGATTGCCAAGCCTGAGTTGCTCGACGGCGTCGCTGACTCAAAAATGCTGACCCCTGCGCAGCGCGTCGCGCTCTTCGAGCGCATCACCAGTCTGGCAGTTGCCTGGGCAGTTGGATCCGTACCGGCGCATGTGATCGATAGCCACGGCATTCTGCCTGCCACGCGCCTGGCGATGCAGGTGGCGCTCCTGCGTCTGCCGCTTCCCGCTGATGTGCTGTTGATCGATGCGGTGCGGCTCGACGGCTGGCCCCTCCCGCAGCGTGTGCTGGTCAAGGGTGATGTGCGCTGCCTGTCGATTGCCGCTGCGTCGATCATTGCCAAAGTGATGCGCGACCGGTTTATGGAAGGGCTTGGGCGATACTGGACCCGGTATGGGTTCGCAGCACACAAAGGGTATGGGACTGCGGCGCACCAGGAGGCGCTGCGCCGCTACGGTCCTACACCGCACCACCGTCTGACGTTCCGCCCACTGTGCGATATGGCGCCTGCCAATATCCGGAACGCAGCGTTGGAAGGAGAACAGCCATGA